In the genome of Misgurnus anguillicaudatus chromosome 11, ASM2758022v2, whole genome shotgun sequence, one region contains:
- the inaa gene encoding internexin neuronal intermediate filament protein, alpha a, which translates to MSYGSDLYMSSSYRRIFGETPRFTASPSRLSNASPRGSASSSGFRSHSVSRSSTTPAAYYKRSGRSSSFSPIPFDNVDFSQASVINNEFKIIRTNEKEQLQGLNDRFAMFIEKVRNLEQHNKVLETELITLRQKQTEPSRLSELYQQEIRDLRAQLDEMNNEKSHILIERDNIEEDMQKLRGKLEDEIRAREEAEQALRAYKKDVDDATMVRVDLERKLESLLDEINFLRKVHDEEVTELTSMIQAAQISVEVELSKPDLTSALKEIRGQYETIAYKNQQSAEEWYKSKFASLNEQASKTNETMRAAREEINDYRRQLQSKTIEVETLRGTNESLERQIREMEDAHNAEVAGYQETVGQLDLELRNTKSEMAHHLREYQDLLNVKMALDIEIAAYRKLLEGEETHFSSGVTFPSTPSISYGYQSHSTFTSTRNPKKEEEEEAQPKSKAAIKRDENIEETAVIKKVEKSDNVDAKSK; encoded by the exons ATGAGTTACGGGTCCGATCTGTACATGTCCTCATCCTATAGACGGATTTTTGGGGAAACCCCTCGTTTTACGGCTTCCCCATCTAGACTGAGCAATGCCTCTCCACGGGGTTCTGCGTCTTCCAGTGGTTTTAGATCTCACTCTGTTTCCCGCAGCAGCACAACTCCCGCCGCGTATTACAAGAGATCGGGCCGGTCATCTTccttttccccgatccctttcGACAACGTGGATTTCTCGCAAGCGTCTGTCATAAACAACGAGTTTAAAATCATTCGAACTAATGAAAAGGAACAACTGCAGGGTCTCAATGACCGTTTTGCTATGTTTATTGAGAAAGTGCGCAATCTGGAGCAGCACAATAAAGTCCTGGAGACAGAACTTATCACCCTCCGCCAAAAGCAGACCGAGCCGTCTAGACTGTCTGAACTCTATCAACAAGAGATCCGAGATCTTCGCGCCCAGCTCGATGAAATGAACAATGAGAAGTCTCATATACTCATTGAACGAGACAACATAGAGGAAGACATGCAAAAACTCCGAGGCAAGTTGGAGGACGAGATTCGAGCACGAGAAGAAGCTGAACAGGCTCTCAGAGCATACAAAAAGGATGTAGATGATGCCACCATGGTACGAGTGGATCTGGAAAGAAAACTCGAGTCCCTTCTGGACGAGATCAATTTTTTGAGGAAAGTGCATGATGAAGAGGTGACAGAGTTAACGAGCATGATCCAAGCAGCCCAGATATCTGTGGAAGTGGAGTTATCCAAGCCCGATCTCACCTCGGCACTGAAAGAGATCCGAGGCCAGTACGAAACCATCGCATATAAGAACCAGCAGTCTGCCGAGGAATGGTACAAATCAAAGTTTGCCAGTCTAAACGAGCAAGCCAGTAAAACCAACGAGACAATGAGAGCCGCGAGGGAGGAGATCAATGATTACAGAAGACAACTGCAATCCAAAACCATCGAGGTTGAAACCTTACGAGGCACAAACGAATCGCTTGAACGACAGATCCGTGAGATGGAGGATGCGCACAATGCCGAGGTCGCAGGATATCAG GAAACAGTTGGACAGCTGGACCTCGAGCTTAGAAATACTAAAAGTGAAATGGCACATCACCTCAGAGAGTATCAGGATCTTCTGAATGTCAAGATGGCGTTAGACATTGAAATTGCAGCATACAG GAAACTACTAGAGGGTGAAGAAACACACTTCAGTTCTGGGGTCACTTTCCCCAGCACACCCAGCATTAGTTATGGGTATCAGAGTCATTCCACTTTTACATCAACTCGCAATCCCAAAAAAGAGGAAGAGGAAGAGGCACAACCCAAATCTAAGGCAGCCATCAAGCGGGATGAAAACATTGAGGAAACTGCTGTTATTAAGAAGGTAGAAAAGAGTGATAATGTTGATGCCAAATCTAAGTAA
- the nt5c2a gene encoding 5'-nucleotidase, cytosolic IIa isoform X2, protein MTTSWSDRLQDYADLPANMDGLSMKKYRRDVHHRVFVNRSLAMEKIKCFGFDMDYTLAVYKSPEYESLGFDLTVERLVSIGYPQELLNFVYDPAFPTRGLVFDTMYGNLLKVDAYGNILVCAHGFNFLRGPEIRELYPNKFIQRGDTDRFYILNTLFNLPETYLFACLVDFFTSCARYTSCETGFKDGDLFMSYKSMFQDVRDAVDWVHFKGSLKEKTVENLEKYVVKDAKLPLLLSRMNEVSKVFLATNSDYKYTDKIMTYLFDFPHGPKAGIPHRPWQSYFDLIVVDARKPVFFGEGTVLRQVDTTTGRLKIGTYTGPLQHGIVYSGGSSDIVCDLLGAKGKDILYIGDHIFGDILKSKKRQGWRTFLVIPELAEELHVWTDKSTLFEELQSLDIFLAELYKDLDSSSNERPDISSLQKKIKKVTHDMDMCYGMMGSLFRSGSRQTLFASQVMRYADLYAASFINLLHYPFSYLFRAAHVQMPHESTVEHTHVDIIDTESPMATRNRHSIDFKDRECKRHQLTRSVSEINPPHLFPQTPEEITHCHDEDDEDEEEEEEEEEEEEE, encoded by the exons ATGACGACGTCTTGGAGTGACCGACTCCAGGATTATGCAGACCTTCCAGCCAACATGGATGGTTTATCGATGAAAAAGTACAGAAGAGATGTACATCACAg AGTTTTTGTCAATAGAAGTTTGGCAATGGAGAAGATAAAATGCTTTGGCTTTGATATGGACTACACTTTAGCAGTGTA CAAGTCTCCAGAATATGAATCACTTGGCTTTGATCTGACAGTGGAAAGACTGGTTTCTATTGGTTATCCACAAGAGCTGCTAAACTTTGTTTATGATCCTGCCTTTCCAACAAG AGGCTTGGTGTTTGATACAATGTATGGCAATCTGCTGAAAGTAGATGCATACGGAAACATCCTTGTGTGCGCTCATGGTTTCAACTTCCTGCGTGG tcCAGAGATAAGAGAGCTCTACCCAAACAAATTCATCCAGCGTGGAGATACAGATCGGTTCTACATCCTCAACACACTCTTCAACCTGCCAG AGACATACCTCTTTGCCTGCCTGGTTGACTTCTTTACTAGTTGTGCCAGATACACAAG TTGTGAGACAGGCTTTAAAGATGGAGATCTTTTCATGTCCTACAAGAGCATGTTTCAAGATGTCAGGGATGCTGTGGACTGGGTCCATTTTAAG GGGTCACTAAAAGAGAAAACTGTTGAAAACCTGGAGAAATATGTGGTGAAGGAT GCCAAGTTGCCTTTGCTTCTAAGTCGAATGAATGAAGTTTCCAAAGTGTTCCTTGCTACCAACAGTGATTATAAATACACAGAT AAAATAATGACATACTTGTTTGATTTTCCACATGGTCCAAAA GCGGGTATTCCTCATAGGCCCTGGCAGTCTTACTTTGACCTCATTGTGGTGGATGCAAGAAAGCCAGTGTTTTTCGGGGAGGGAACAGTCTTGAGACAGGTCGACACG ACCACTGGGAGGCTGAAGATCGGGACATATACAGGTCCCTTGCAGCATGGCATAGTGTATTCTGGTG GTTCATCAGACATAGTGTGTGACCTATTGGGAGCTAAAGGAAAGGACATTTTGTACATCGGTGACCACATTTTTGGAGACATCCTTAAGTCAAAGAAACGTCAGGGCTGGAGAACATTTCTGGTTATTCCTGAGCTGGCTGAGGAACTGCATGTGTGGACTGACAAAAGCA CCTTGTTTGAAGAGCTGCAGAGTTTGGATATATTTCTGGCAGAGCTCTACAA agATTTGGACAGCAGCAGCAATGAAAGGCCTGATATCAGTTCTCTTCAGAAGAAAATTAAA AAAGTGACTCATGACATGGACATGTGCTATGGAATGATGGGAAGCCTGTTTCGCAGTGGCTCCCGTCAGACTCTCTTTGCGTCTCAAGTAATGCGTTATGCTGACCTGTACGCTGCATCCTTCATCAATCTCCTCCATTATCCCTTCAGCTACCTGTTTAGAGCCGCCCACGTCCAGATG CCTCATGAGTCCACTGTGGAGCACACTCATGTGGACATTATTGACACGGAGTCGCCAATGGCGACACGCAACCGCCACTCAATTGACTTCAAAGACCGCGAGTGTAAGAGACACCAGCTGACCCGCTCAGTAAGCGAGATCAATCCACCACACCTCTTCCCTCAGACCCCAGAGGAGATCACCCACTGCCATGACGAAGATGATGaggatgaagaagaagaagaggaggaggaggaagaagaagaagaataa
- the nt5c2a gene encoding 5'-nucleotidase, cytosolic IIa isoform X1 has protein sequence MTTSWSDRLQDYADLPANMDGLSMKKYRRDVHHSLPQDLARCHPSMRVFVNRSLAMEKIKCFGFDMDYTLAVYKSPEYESLGFDLTVERLVSIGYPQELLNFVYDPAFPTRGLVFDTMYGNLLKVDAYGNILVCAHGFNFLRGPEIRELYPNKFIQRGDTDRFYILNTLFNLPETYLFACLVDFFTSCARYTSCETGFKDGDLFMSYKSMFQDVRDAVDWVHFKGSLKEKTVENLEKYVVKDAKLPLLLSRMNEVSKVFLATNSDYKYTDKIMTYLFDFPHGPKAGIPHRPWQSYFDLIVVDARKPVFFGEGTVLRQVDTTTGRLKIGTYTGPLQHGIVYSGGSSDIVCDLLGAKGKDILYIGDHIFGDILKSKKRQGWRTFLVIPELAEELHVWTDKSTLFEELQSLDIFLAELYKDLDSSSNERPDISSLQKKIKKVTHDMDMCYGMMGSLFRSGSRQTLFASQVMRYADLYAASFINLLHYPFSYLFRAAHVQMPHESTVEHTHVDIIDTESPMATRNRHSIDFKDRECKRHQLTRSVSEINPPHLFPQTPEEITHCHDEDDEDEEEEEEEEEEEEE, from the exons ATGACGACGTCTTGGAGTGACCGACTCCAGGATTATGCAGACCTTCCAGCCAACATGGATGGTTTATCGATGAAAAAGTACAGAAGAGATGTACATCACAg CTTACCACAGGATCTGGCCCGTTGTCATCCTTCTATGAG AGTTTTTGTCAATAGAAGTTTGGCAATGGAGAAGATAAAATGCTTTGGCTTTGATATGGACTACACTTTAGCAGTGTA CAAGTCTCCAGAATATGAATCACTTGGCTTTGATCTGACAGTGGAAAGACTGGTTTCTATTGGTTATCCACAAGAGCTGCTAAACTTTGTTTATGATCCTGCCTTTCCAACAAG AGGCTTGGTGTTTGATACAATGTATGGCAATCTGCTGAAAGTAGATGCATACGGAAACATCCTTGTGTGCGCTCATGGTTTCAACTTCCTGCGTGG tcCAGAGATAAGAGAGCTCTACCCAAACAAATTCATCCAGCGTGGAGATACAGATCGGTTCTACATCCTCAACACACTCTTCAACCTGCCAG AGACATACCTCTTTGCCTGCCTGGTTGACTTCTTTACTAGTTGTGCCAGATACACAAG TTGTGAGACAGGCTTTAAAGATGGAGATCTTTTCATGTCCTACAAGAGCATGTTTCAAGATGTCAGGGATGCTGTGGACTGGGTCCATTTTAAG GGGTCACTAAAAGAGAAAACTGTTGAAAACCTGGAGAAATATGTGGTGAAGGAT GCCAAGTTGCCTTTGCTTCTAAGTCGAATGAATGAAGTTTCCAAAGTGTTCCTTGCTACCAACAGTGATTATAAATACACAGAT AAAATAATGACATACTTGTTTGATTTTCCACATGGTCCAAAA GCGGGTATTCCTCATAGGCCCTGGCAGTCTTACTTTGACCTCATTGTGGTGGATGCAAGAAAGCCAGTGTTTTTCGGGGAGGGAACAGTCTTGAGACAGGTCGACACG ACCACTGGGAGGCTGAAGATCGGGACATATACAGGTCCCTTGCAGCATGGCATAGTGTATTCTGGTG GTTCATCAGACATAGTGTGTGACCTATTGGGAGCTAAAGGAAAGGACATTTTGTACATCGGTGACCACATTTTTGGAGACATCCTTAAGTCAAAGAAACGTCAGGGCTGGAGAACATTTCTGGTTATTCCTGAGCTGGCTGAGGAACTGCATGTGTGGACTGACAAAAGCA CCTTGTTTGAAGAGCTGCAGAGTTTGGATATATTTCTGGCAGAGCTCTACAA agATTTGGACAGCAGCAGCAATGAAAGGCCTGATATCAGTTCTCTTCAGAAGAAAATTAAA AAAGTGACTCATGACATGGACATGTGCTATGGAATGATGGGAAGCCTGTTTCGCAGTGGCTCCCGTCAGACTCTCTTTGCGTCTCAAGTAATGCGTTATGCTGACCTGTACGCTGCATCCTTCATCAATCTCCTCCATTATCCCTTCAGCTACCTGTTTAGAGCCGCCCACGTCCAGATG CCTCATGAGTCCACTGTGGAGCACACTCATGTGGACATTATTGACACGGAGTCGCCAATGGCGACACGCAACCGCCACTCAATTGACTTCAAAGACCGCGAGTGTAAGAGACACCAGCTGACCCGCTCAGTAAGCGAGATCAATCCACCACACCTCTTCCCTCAGACCCCAGAGGAGATCACCCACTGCCATGACGAAGATGATGaggatgaagaagaagaagaggaggaggaggaagaagaagaagaataa